From Methanococcus maripaludis, the proteins below share one genomic window:
- a CDS encoding DUF126 domain-containing protein → MKELNGRIISKGVVEGEAIISKSPISFLGGVNEEGIVTDKENELFGKSIANKIFVFPSGKGSTVGSYVIYGLAKRGLLKGMVNFESEPIVATGAILGKIPLVDKVNIDEIKDGDIVVVDGNTGTVKIKEQ, encoded by the coding sequence TTGAAAGAGCTAAATGGTAGAATTATTTCAAAAGGAGTCGTTGAAGGGGAAGCAATTATTTCAAAATCGCCTATTTCATTTCTTGGTGGCGTAAATGAGGAAGGAATTGTAACTGACAAGGAAAATGAACTTTTTGGAAAAAGTATTGCAAATAAAATATTTGTATTTCCAAGTGGAAAAGGAAGTACCGTTGGTTCTTATGTAATCTACGGGCTTGCTAAAAGAGGACTTTTAAAAGGAATGGTAAATTTTGAGTCTGAACCAATTGTCGCAACAGGTGCAATTCTTGGAAAAATTCCACTCGTGGATAAAGTTAATATAGATGAAATTAAAGATGGCGATATAGTAGTAGTTGATGGAAACACGGGAACTGTTAAAATTAAAGAACAGTAA
- a CDS encoding NOG1 family protein: MRKSRDANPFKAMPNILYPDELMDKAYNRSEKIAGELRTTTRGLSTPKSKIIEDNKIRTTASVISDNLLKIVEKTPSIDNLDPFYREILEIMVGSDEFKKSLAAVQWASEIVKKLGTQYSRKVKKAPSPQATSIVRKEFIGRVSSVLKQIYPNMAFLGVARNKLKNIPTVKNLPSVVIAGYPNVGKSTLLRTLTDAEPEVNSYPFTTKGLNIGYTEEGIQIIDTPGVLDRPIYERNDIELHAVVAINYLSDMILFVIDPTEFCGFTMDEQFNLLQEIRKTFNVPILVALTKMDVDEIEGLDKLEEDLGEYEVLKVSSFKKEGIADLRERLLDILDEQGLMDLLEE; this comes from the coding sequence ATGAGGAAATCGAGAGACGCAAACCCATTTAAGGCAATGCCGAATATATTATACCCTGACGAATTGATGGACAAGGCTTACAACAGGTCAGAAAAGATCGCAGGGGAACTTAGAACAACTACGAGAGGATTAAGTACTCCAAAATCAAAGATAATCGAAGATAATAAAATCAGGACCACTGCATCAGTTATTTCAGATAATCTTTTAAAAATTGTGGAAAAAACCCCTTCAATAGATAATTTGGATCCATTTTATAGGGAAATTCTTGAAATCATGGTTGGAAGCGACGAATTTAAAAAATCGCTTGCGGCAGTTCAGTGGGCTTCTGAAATCGTGAAAAAATTAGGAACCCAATATTCAAGAAAAGTTAAGAAAGCACCAAGCCCACAAGCGACGTCAATTGTTAGAAAAGAATTTATCGGAAGGGTTTCATCAGTTTTAAAACAGATTTACCCAAATATGGCGTTTTTAGGTGTTGCAAGAAACAAGCTTAAAAACATTCCAACAGTAAAAAATTTGCCATCCGTAGTTATTGCAGGATACCCAAACGTTGGAAAATCAACACTCCTTAGAACACTTACCGATGCAGAACCTGAAGTAAATTCTTACCCATTTACTACAAAAGGACTGAATATTGGATATACTGAAGAAGGAATTCAGATAATTGATACACCTGGTGTTTTGGACAGGCCAATTTACGAAAGAAACGATATCGAACTTCACGCGGTAGTTGCAATAAACTATCTTTCAGATATGATTTTATTTGTAATTGACCCAACAGAATTTTGCGGTTTCACAATGGATGAACAGTTTAACTTACTTCAAGAAATTAGAAAAACGTTTAACGTTCCAATTTTAGTTGCACTTACAAAAATGGATGTTGATGAAATAGAAGGATTAGATAAGCTTGAAGAAGATCTTGGGGAATATGAAGTATTAAAAGTATCTTCATTTAAAAAAGAAGGTATTGCAGACTTAAGAGAAAGACTCTTAGATATCCTTGACGAACAGGGTTTAATGGATCTTTTAGAAGAATAA
- a CDS encoding selenouridine synthase SelU-like subunit: MDENILSRLLTFKNDVILVIRLKTGEKVILRNGKIAAGKLTGQIASFISENSKEIIKPTVLEFSGEMFYFEPVNIKKYLESIGSELSDDVITIDQFFKLNFEDTIIVDARSPREFSEKTVPDAVNIPLFLTDEYETIGKLYKHEGKEVAVAKAGVIIQDGIKRIVSESLKLDPNKNLVVFCARGGMRSQSIATILKLLGFKVKRLVGGFKSYNISKN, translated from the coding sequence ATGGACGAAAACATTCTTTCAAGGCTTCTTACTTTTAAAAATGATGTTATTTTAGTAATCAGATTAAAAACTGGTGAAAAAGTAATTTTAAGAAATGGAAAAATTGCTGCTGGAAAATTAACTGGACAAATTGCATCATTTATTTCTGAAAATTCTAAAGAGATTATAAAACCGACTGTTTTAGAATTTTCTGGCGAAATGTTTTATTTTGAACCAGTAAATATTAAAAAATACCTTGAATCAATTGGAAGTGAGCTTTCAGACGATGTTATTACAATTGACCAGTTTTTTAAGTTAAACTTTGAAGACACAATAATTGTTGATGCAAGGTCCCCAAGAGAATTTTCTGAAAAAACGGTACCTGACGCAGTAAACATACCACTTTTTTTAACAGATGAATACGAAACTATCGGAAAACTCTACAAACACGAAGGAAAAGAAGTTGCAGTTGCTAAAGCTGGAGTTATAATTCAAGATGGAATAAAAAGAATAGTTTCAGAATCTTTAAAATTAGATCCAAATAAAAATTTAGTAGTGTTTTGTGCAAGGGGCGGAATGAGAAGCCAATCAATTGCAACGATACTAAAACTATTAGGATTTAAAGTAAAAAGACTTGTAGGTGGCTTTAAAAGCTACAATATTTCAAAAAACTAA
- a CDS encoding selenouridine synthase SelU-like subunit, which translates to MIIFGLFGKTGCGKTEILDELKKKYTVVDIEGCANNKGSILGDLYDLSSSTQEQFDACIEEQKKIAESTGYCIVEFEGKKIGGRTKVTIPEPFSDLKCYNYNIVVNCPHECQIKRLLNWYRPKNESEKEILIDKFVDLKTVLSKPEKIELMDKIIDLIKKDEYYDAAILIEDGLYSEHYLRHIGKVKHDLVINNEDNLKSAEEISKYVDEILKKHGIKN; encoded by the coding sequence ATGATTATTTTTGGACTTTTTGGAAAAACGGGTTGCGGAAAAACCGAAATTTTGGACGAATTAAAGAAAAAATATACTGTAGTTGATATTGAAGGCTGTGCAAACAATAAAGGCAGTATTTTGGGCGATTTATACGATTTATCATCAAGTACCCAAGAACAGTTTGATGCGTGCATTGAAGAACAGAAAAAAATTGCAGAAAGTACTGGATATTGCATAGTCGAATTTGAAGGAAAAAAAATTGGCGGAAGAACTAAAGTAACAATCCCAGAACCGTTTTCTGATTTAAAATGCTACAATTACAATATAGTTGTAAACTGCCCCCATGAATGCCAGATAAAACGGCTTTTGAACTGGTACCGTCCAAAAAACGAGAGCGAAAAGGAAATTTTAATCGATAAATTTGTTGATTTAAAAACAGTACTTTCAAAACCTGAAAAAATCGAATTAATGGATAAAATAATTGATTTAATAAAAAAAGATGAATATTACGATGCTGCAATATTAATTGAAGATGGACTTTACAGCGAACACTATTTAAGACATATTGGAAAGGTAAAACATGATTTAGTAATAAATAACGAAGATAATTTAAAATCCGCAGAAGAAATATCAAAATATGTTGATGAAATTTTGAAAAAACACGGAATTAAAAATTAA
- a CDS encoding SBBP repeat-containing protein, with protein sequence MKVRYFIITSFIFLLCASFVSAEEAVWNDTFGYGNGQDIALDGDGNSYVTGGSEDVITLKYAPNGTLLWNSTMDFGMTSEMGNSIALDNSGNAYVAGRGNDNVVILKYAPNGTLLWNNSYDYLGSIDYGKDIALDNSGNAYVTGAGKGRYHFYCIVLKYAPNGTLLWNSSLTLDDTNGLKIALDNGGNAYVTGDGDRSILTAKYAPNGTLLWYTKYVCGSSTMSTVGEDIALDNSGNAYIAGIGNTGVYEDYLYITLKYAPNGTLLWNRTVNLGLTDQAFGIEVDALGNAYVTGCVDNGVTQDIMTIKYAPNGTQEWNRSVDYNGRDNALDVALDNSGNAYVAGYITDSSDQQVFVIKYAPDGSELWNSTCLYRSTSYGIAIALDNDGNAYVTGSVSGATIVTVKFGIPVDETAPEVTINTLEKSYNTTSIVTNATATDLNLDSVIAEINGTENITLENISGYFVNSTFEFSEGLNTLKIYANDTSGNINSSENITFIVDTTNPELRIETSNVSNTSELTINVTVTDNIGLNYTNISIVDNYGNLVNSTINETNGTYQITLRVPADGIYNITATAFDMVENKNTTEAIAVNVDENAPLVTINTLEKSYNTTSIVINATATDLNLDSVIAEINGTENITLENISGYFVNSTFEFSEGLNTLKIYANDSFGHMNSSENISFIVDLNSPEITIKLIEGKYLNNGSNVINFTVNESNLDKVTAFNGSTEILLNNRTGNYLNSVVLNEGIYNVTIRINDTAGNIAEKSLNFIIDTTAPVVAINTPINGTTFTTSSFSINISANDSLLNVSSVIAKIGSVRNVTLSFDGDYYTGSTGTLSNGNYEITILATDLVGNVNSNETVNITVAVPASISSSGSGGNHYSSDLSNGITSSVIKTAVSNSNIVYGSDVDEGYAQDLRENLYDSEDYEISGDTIIVGGPKYNVLANKYDSKFGISISNDYPGENKGVIQVLKVQDNSGKIVQSYTVVYIAGSDRLGTQAALEYFKTLDELPERPITIEWTENGPVLA encoded by the coding sequence TTGAAGGTAAGGTATTTCATAATTACCAGTTTTATTTTTCTGCTCTGCGCAAGTTTTGTAAGCGCAGAAGAAGCAGTCTGGAATGATACATTTGGTTATGGGAACGGGCAGGATATTGCATTAGATGGGGATGGAAATTCTTATGTTACAGGAGGTAGTGAGGACGTTATAACCTTAAAATATGCTCCAAATGGAACACTCCTTTGGAATAGTACAATGGATTTTGGTATGACGTCTGAAATGGGTAATTCTATTGCACTGGATAATAGTGGAAATGCATACGTTGCAGGTCGTGGAAATGATAATGTTGTAATTTTAAAATATGCTCCAAATGGAACGCTTCTCTGGAATAATTCATATGATTACCTGGGCTCAATAGATTATGGGAAAGATATTGCACTGGATAATAGTGGAAATGCATACGTTACAGGAGCTGGTAAAGGTAGATATCATTTTTATTGTATAGTCCTGAAATATGCTCCAAATGGAACGCTTCTCTGGAATTCTTCATTAACTTTAGATGACACTAATGGTTTGAAAATTGCACTGGATAATGGTGGAAATGCATACGTTACCGGAGATGGTGATAGGAGCATTTTAACAGCAAAATATGCTCCAAACGGAACACTCCTTTGGTATACTAAATACGTCTGTGGTTCATCAACAATGTCTACTGTTGGGGAAGATATTGCACTGGATAATAGTGGAAATGCATACATTGCAGGTATTGGAAATACAGGTGTTTATGAGGATTATCTTTATATAACCTTAAAATATGCTCCAAATGGAACGCTTCTCTGGAATAGAACTGTTAATCTTGGATTAACTGATCAAGCTTTTGGTATTGAAGTAGATGCACTTGGAAATGCATACGTTACCGGTTGTGTGGATAATGGAGTAACCCAGGATATAATGACAATAAAATATGCTCCAAATGGAACTCAAGAGTGGAACAGATCTGTAGATTATAATGGCCGAGATAATGCACTCGACGTTGCACTGGATAATAGTGGAAATGCATACGTTGCAGGATATATAACTGATAGTTCAGATCAGCAAGTTTTTGTAATTAAATATGCTCCAGATGGCAGTGAATTATGGAACAGTACCTGCCTTTACCGGTCTACTTCCTACGGGATAGCTATTGCACTGGATAATGATGGAAATGCATACGTTACAGGATCTGTTTCAGGTGCTACGATTGTAACCGTTAAATTTGGAATTCCTGTTGACGAAACTGCGCCTGAAGTTACAATAAATACTTTAGAAAAATCGTACAACACAACATCAATTGTTACAAATGCAACTGCAACCGATTTAAACTTAGATTCAGTTATTGCTGAAATAAACGGAACTGAAAATATAACTTTAGAAAACATTTCAGGATACTTTGTAAATTCCACTTTCGAGTTTTCAGAAGGATTGAATACACTTAAAATATATGCAAATGATACTAGTGGAAACATAAATTCAAGCGAAAATATAACTTTTATTGTAGATACTACAAATCCAGAACTTAGAATTGAAACTTCAAACGTTTCAAACACGTCTGAATTAACAATAAACGTTACAGTAACGGATAATATTGGGCTAAACTACACTAATATTTCAATAGTTGATAATTATGGAAATTTAGTAAATTCAACAATAAATGAAACTAATGGAACATATCAGATTACTTTAAGAGTTCCTGCGGATGGAATTTATAATATAACCGCAACTGCGTTTGATATGGTTGAAAATAAAAACACAACAGAAGCAATTGCTGTAAATGTGGATGAAAATGCACCATTGGTCACAATAAATACTTTAGAAAAATCGTACAACACAACATCAATTGTTATAAATGCAACTGCAACCGATTTAAACTTAGATTCAGTTATTGCTGAAATAAACGGAACTGAAAATATAACTTTAGAAAACATTTCAGGATACTTTGTTAATTCCACTTTCGAGTTTTCAGAAGGCTTAAATACACTTAAAATATATGCAAATGATTCGTTTGGACATATGAATTCAAGCGAAAACATAAGTTTCATTGTAGATTTAAATTCACCAGAAATTACAATCAAATTGATCGAAGGAAAATACCTTAACAATGGATCAAACGTTATAAACTTCACAGTTAATGAAAGTAACCTTGATAAAGTTACTGCATTCAATGGATCAACTGAAATACTTCTTAATAACCGTACGGGAAACTACTTAAATTCTGTAGTTTTAAATGAAGGCATTTACAACGTAACGATAAGAATAAACGATACTGCGGGAAATATTGCAGAAAAAAGTTTAAATTTCATAATTGATACAACTGCACCAGTGGTTGCAATTAACACCCCAATAAACGGAACTACATTTACTACAAGTTCTTTTTCAATAAATATATCTGCAAATGATTCATTATTAAATGTTTCATCAGTTATTGCTAAAATTGGAAGTGTTAGAAACGTAACACTTTCATTTGATGGAGATTACTACACTGGAAGTACTGGGACTCTTTCAAACGGAAACTATGAAATAACAATTCTTGCAACGGATTTGGTAGGAAACGTAAATTCAAACGAAACTGTAAATATAACAGTTGCAGTTCCTGCTTCAATCTCATCATCTGGAAGTGGTGGAAATCACTACAGTTCAGACCTTTCAAATGGAATTACTTCATCAGTTATTAAAACTGCGGTTTCAAACTCAAATATTGTATATGGAAGCGATGTAGATGAAGGATATGCCCAAGATTTAAGAGAAAACCTCTACGATTCAGAAGATTACGAGATATCTGGAGATACAATAATTGTTGGTGGGCCAAAATATAACGTGCTTGCTAACAAATACGATTCCAAATTTGGAATATCAATTTCAAATGACTACCCTGGAGAAAATAAAGGGGTTATTCAGGTATTAAAAGTTCAGGACAACTCTGGAAAAATCGTTCAAAGCTACACGGTAGTATATATTGCAGGTTCTGATAGACTTGGAACACAAGCTGCATTAGAATACTTCAAAACTTTGGATGAGTTGCCAGAAAGGCCAATCACTATTGAATGGACAGAAAACGGTCCGGTCTTAGCTTAA
- the argJ gene encoding bifunctional ornithine acetyltransferase/N-acetylglutamate synthase: protein MAENFVVVDGGVVAPKGFKANGHKDRKYGAALIYSETDAVAAGVFTTNKVYAHPVALSKDTLVNNKIFRAIVANSGNANCFTKGGMNDAELLVKKAAELLKIPENQVLSASTGVIGRKMPMDIISLEVERAFENINLENSNENASKAIMTTDAFPKTIAVEFEVNGKSVRIGGIAKGAGMIAPNMLHATMLGFITTDIEISKEDLTNSLQNAADESFNNAVVDGDMSTNDTVYVLANAQSGVNYNDCKENFDSALTYVSKELAKMIVSDGEGAKKLIEATVFGAETKEDAKKASMSIVRSLLLKTAVFGADPNWGRIAAAVGYSGAEMDMNNFDIIISDISSEKQAILVKAGEQIADCGTPELKLAEEIMKEDKIKIIVDLKRGNFENTAFGCDLGYDYVKINSEYTT, encoded by the coding sequence ATGGCCGAAAATTTCGTGGTTGTGGATGGAGGGGTCGTAGCTCCAAAGGGTTTTAAGGCAAACGGGCACAAGGATAGAAAATACGGTGCCGCATTAATATATTCAGAAACAGATGCAGTTGCAGCAGGCGTATTTACAACAAATAAAGTTTACGCACATCCTGTTGCTCTTTCAAAGGATACTTTAGTAAATAATAAAATATTCAGGGCCATTGTTGCAAACAGCGGTAATGCGAACTGCTTTACAAAAGGTGGAATGAATGATGCAGAATTACTCGTAAAAAAAGCAGCTGAGTTATTGAAAATTCCAGAAAATCAGGTTCTTTCAGCTTCAACAGGAGTAATTGGTAGAAAAATGCCGATGGATATTATATCATTAGAAGTTGAAAGGGCATTTGAAAATATAAATTTAGAAAACAGTAATGAAAACGCATCAAAAGCGATAATGACAACGGATGCTTTTCCAAAAACCATTGCAGTTGAATTTGAAGTAAATGGCAAATCGGTTAGAATCGGCGGAATTGCAAAAGGTGCTGGAATGATTGCACCAAACATGCTTCACGCAACAATGCTTGGATTTATTACTACCGACATTGAAATATCAAAAGAAGATTTAACAAATTCCCTTCAAAATGCAGCTGATGAAAGCTTTAACAATGCAGTTGTCGATGGAGACATGAGCACAAATGATACAGTATATGTTTTGGCAAATGCCCAAAGTGGTGTAAATTATAACGATTGTAAAGAAAATTTTGACAGCGCTTTAACTTATGTTTCAAAAGAACTTGCAAAAATGATTGTTTCAGATGGAGAAGGAGCTAAAAAATTAATTGAAGCAACTGTTTTTGGTGCAGAAACAAAAGAAGATGCAAAAAAAGCTTCGATGTCTATTGTTAGATCACTTCTTTTAAAAACTGCGGTTTTTGGTGCCGATCCAAACTGGGGAAGAATTGCAGCGGCAGTTGGATACAGCGGTGCTGAAATGGATATGAACAATTTTGATATTATAATAAGCGATATTTCTTCAGAAAAGCAGGCAATTTTAGTTAAAGCAGGGGAACAAATTGCAGACTGTGGAACTCCGGAATTAAAGCTTGCAGAAGAAATAATGAAAGAAGATAAAATCAAAATAATCGTGGATTTAAAAAGAGGAAACTTTGAAAACACAGCCTTTGGATGCGATTTAGGGTATGATTACGTTAAAATAAATTCAGAATATACAACCTAA
- a CDS encoding flippase, producing the protein MIKNLKKDGILKDSAYMIFSNMYSKFAAYLFYFLIPFILGTEGFGVIKGLMPILDTLVIIFCSGIPPAMAKFISGGDFNENTWIYDILKVMFIFSIFGAIFTVFLKYLLGGNYSNLPDVYFYAVAVALPFSVVISWSRGVLQGNLKIKNLSKTWILENTSKVVFLVILSYLFGVVGGILSISVSFLLGGIFGIYLLSKSNLKYSFSNILKNIFSPIKEKESVKKVIYYSIPIALTTASYRLINDLDGIFILSMLGAYDNGVYGYASLLSRLLFLFASAIAIVLIPRISKSKDISYFKKATILNISIVLPALLVIFLFSKELLNLFFGISTPESIASLKILSVSAVFMSTYTICASSLQGLGYAKIPVYVLFLGILLNAVFNYTLIPHMGIIGGAIATLSSSFVVFVLIWIITFTKLKKIKNNS; encoded by the coding sequence ATGATTAAAAACTTAAAAAAAGATGGAATTTTAAAAGACAGTGCTTACATGATATTTTCAAACATGTATTCCAAATTTGCAGCCTATCTTTTTTATTTTTTAATACCATTTATTCTTGGAACTGAGGGTTTTGGTGTAATCAAGGGGCTAATGCCGATTTTAGATACGTTAGTTATTATTTTTTGTTCGGGAATTCCGCCAGCAATGGCAAAATTTATTTCTGGCGGCGATTTTAACGAAAATACTTGGATATATGATATTTTAAAAGTAATGTTTATTTTTTCAATCTTTGGTGCAATTTTTACAGTATTTTTAAAATATCTACTTGGCGGAAACTATTCTAATTTACCAGATGTTTATTTTTACGCTGTCGCAGTAGCTCTGCCATTTTCTGTAGTTATTTCATGGAGCAGGGGCGTATTACAGGGAAATTTAAAAATAAAGAATTTATCAAAAACTTGGATTTTAGAAAATACTTCGAAAGTCGTTTTTTTAGTAATTTTAAGCTATTTATTCGGCGTAGTTGGTGGAATTCTATCGATTTCAGTTTCATTTTTACTTGGTGGAATTTTTGGAATTTATCTTTTATCAAAATCAAATCTAAAATATTCATTTTCAAATATTTTAAAAAATATATTTTCACCGATAAAAGAGAAGGAATCTGTTAAAAAAGTTATATATTATTCAATTCCTATCGCACTTACGACTGCATCCTATAGGCTGATAAATGATCTTGATGGCATTTTCATACTTTCGATGCTCGGAGCTTATGATAATGGTGTTTATGGATACGCTTCACTTCTTTCAAGGCTTCTTTTCTTGTTCGCATCTGCAATAGCAATAGTGTTAATTCCAAGAATTTCAAAATCAAAAGACATTTCATATTTTAAAAAAGCAACGATTTTAAACATTTCAATAGTTTTACCTGCGTTGTTAGTGATTTTTTTATTTTCAAAAGAACTTTTAAACTTATTTTTTGGAATAAGTACTCCTGAAAGCATTGCTTCCTTAAAAATACTTTCTGTCTCAGCAGTATTCATGAGTACGTATACGATATGTGCATCATCCCTCCAAGGTCTTGGATATGCAAAAATTCCAGTATATGTTTTATTTTTAGGTATTTTATTAAATGCCGTATTTAATTACACCCTGATTCCACATATGGGTATAATTGGCGGTGCAATTGCAACTCTTTCATCGTCATTTGTTGTTTTTGTATTGATCTGGATAATTACATTTACTAAGCTTAAAAAAATTAAAAATAATAGTTAA